From one Cupriavidus sp. P-10 genomic stretch:
- a CDS encoding cytochrome b, which produces MQMRDTGLGFSPITIGLHWLIAAAVSVMVWLGLSAGQMDAGAAKAELIAMHSTLGTVLFVVAAYRLWARLTSYHPLPVGTPNPIEVMISRSVAVALALAPVLLPLDGWLAMSAAGDVVRLPGGIALPAIVGLNPEVEYVARLLHKIGAYAFLAGLALHIFGAMKNHFVLKNDTLKRMLGKRVEL; this is translated from the coding sequence ATGCAGATGAGAGACACAGGACTGGGCTTTTCGCCCATCACGATCGGCCTGCACTGGCTGATCGCAGCCGCGGTGTCGGTAATGGTCTGGCTTGGCCTGTCGGCGGGCCAGATGGACGCAGGCGCTGCCAAGGCAGAGCTGATCGCGATGCACAGCACGCTGGGCACGGTGCTGTTCGTCGTGGCGGCATACCGGCTGTGGGCACGGCTCACGTCCTATCACCCGCTGCCGGTGGGCACCCCGAATCCCATCGAAGTGATGATCAGCCGCTCGGTCGCCGTCGCGCTGGCGTTGGCGCCCGTGCTGCTGCCGCTTGATGGCTGGCTGGCCATGTCGGCGGCTGGTGACGTGGTGCGGCTGCCGGGCGGGATCGCGCTGCCTGCCATCGTGGGGCTCAACCCGGAGGTGGAGTACGTAGCCAGGCTCCTGCACAAGATCGGCGCGTATGCGTTCCTGGCCGGACTGGCGCTCCATATTTTCGGGGCCATGAAGAATCATTTCGTTCTCAAGAATGACACGCTGAAGCGCATGCTCGGCAAGCGAGTGGAGCTCTGA